CACGACCTCGATCGTCGTGCTCTTCAGCCTCGAAGCGCTCGCGACGCTGCTGCTCTTCGGCGCGCAGGTGATCTCGGAGTTCGAGCGTTTCGGCTTGCCGCAGCCGGAGAAGCCGCCCGCCTTTCGCACCGACTGACACGTCGACTGACACACCGCGCGATGCCCGCGCGGCACGGTTGGGATACATTGGGCGCGTTGCCATCGCCGGGACTCCCGATGGACGAAGCCCATCCCGATGCGTCGTCGCCGGCGCGCACCGCCACGCTCGCCGCGCTCGCGATGCTCGCGTTCGCCGGCAATTCGCTGCTGTGCCGCCTGGCGCTGAAGGGCACGAGCATCGATGCCGCGACGTTCACGTTCGTGCGCATCGCGTCGGCGGCGCTCGTGCTGTGGCTGATTCTCGCGGCGCGCGGCGGCCATGCGCCGCGCGCCGGAAGCTGGGCGTCGGCCGCGATGCTCACGCTCTATGCGGTCGCCTTCTCCTATGCCTATGTCGCGCTGTCGGCCGGCGCGGGCGCGCTGCTGCTCTTCGGCGCGGTGCAGGCGACGATGATCGGCTACGGTCTCTTTCTCGGCGAACACCTCACCGCGCGTCAATGGCTCGGCCTGACGCTCGCGCTCGCCGGCCTTGTCTGGCTCGTGCTGCCGGGACTGGCCGCGCCGCAGCCGTTGTCATCGGCGCTGATGGTCGTCGCGGGTGTCGGCTGGGGCGTGTATTCGCTAAGAGGCCGCGGTCTCGCTGATCCGACCGCCGCGACCGCCGGCAATTTCCTGCGCGCGTTTCCCATCGCGGCGGCGGTTTTCGCGCTCGCTTACCGGCACGCGACGTTCGACGCCGCCGGCTTCGGCTATGCGCTGGCCTCGGGCGCGCTGACGTCGGGACTCGGATACATCATTTGGTATGCGGCGCTGAAGAAGCTCGAGCCCGCGACCGCCGCGACCGTGCAACTGAGCGTGCCGGTGCTTGCGGCAGCGGGCGGCGTCGCGCTGCTCGGCGAGGCGCTC
The Caballeronia sp. M1242 DNA segment above includes these coding regions:
- a CDS encoding DMT family transporter; the encoded protein is MDEAHPDASSPARTATLAALAMLAFAGNSLLCRLALKGTSIDAATFTFVRIASAALVLWLILAARGGHAPRAGSWASAAMLTLYAVAFSYAYVALSAGAGALLLFGAVQATMIGYGLFLGEHLTARQWLGLTLALAGLVWLVLPGLAAPQPLSSALMVVAGVGWGVYSLRGRGLADPTAATAGNFLRAFPIAAAVFALAYRHATFDAAGFGYALASGALTSGLGYIIWYAALKKLEPATAATVQLSVPVLAAAGGVALLGEALSVRLVVSSVAILGGIALVSASRRKR